The DNA region ATAGAGAATCTAAGGGACATACTTCATTTGAAGAACTATAGTTGtttaacataatttaaataaagACTTCGCCTCAAGGCTTCAGACTTAACCAAACAGTCAATATTTGCAGAGAAAAAGGGAAcaatattactttttatttctaagACTGGCTCATGCTTTGCAGACCTACTTCACCAATCGAAGTACCTCACCTCGTGTTTTCTTCTCCAGGAGAGCTTTTAAGAGGAGATTTCATCCGAGGCCAGAAGAAATAGTTACAATCAGACATTTATGAAAACATAAGCCAGATCCCATCTATCTCCTCCAAAGGGAACCATTAGCCGGGTATATTCAGATGAATCTAATGTAGCAGGTCTCTCTAGCCTACCTCTCTCCCGTCACACTCACCGTCTCAGCGGGGCTCTTCGAAAGATTGGTTACCTCTATCTCTGTCTGGCTTTCTCTCAGACACAATCTCCCTCCGTTTcgtcctctccttctctctctctttctttgcccTTATTTTCCTCAGTGGGACTCTTAGAGAGATCTGCCCTGAATCCTGAATGACTCCTCTGCAGTATTAATGAGGGGAAAGCTGAAAATCCGAAACTGACGCTGACAAGAGGGGTAGAGCAGGAGTAGAGATgttaaagacagagacagaaagatggatTGGAGGCAGGGAAGGGAAATggggaggaagaagatgagCTGTCTGCCGGAAACCAAATTTCTCTCCAtgttcactttctctttttttttgttccacaGACACACCCAAATTAAACCACCTCTCTACAACTGGATTAAACTACACCGAAAGCCAAAGGGCAAGAGGACAAGAGAAGACAAAGAGCAAGAAAACTGTCAGTGGAATGCCAAGCAGCATAAATAATCTTGGCTGAAGATTTTGGCTTTTTCCTCCTGCATCAAGATCAGAATCATCGCAAACTAGGCGATTTCAAAGAAAACTTTTGTTATAAACAAATGAGCTTTTGgtcttttggatttgttttaaaaatgctttgGCTTTGTAACCACCTCATAGGACACTTGAAGGAAGGAGACATACATGAAGTCACCCTCCATGCTTcctgtatttccatttaatgtgAACAACACAAGCCTGAGCACATACACAAGCCTCATAGGTAGATAGTGCTGTGTTTCTGGGCAACTATCTAAACTCTGATCATTGTAAGTAGAAAACAGGAGTATATGAAAGTTCAATTTCAGGTCGTCAAAAATATCAGACCTGACGGCTGTTGGACTGTTAGATGTTTGATGTTTCATTGAGAGTAAAACTTCATATCTTACAACTTTAGAGCTGGAACCAGATTATGTAAAAggacttttgttttaaattaacaCCATATCTTAATTGTTTTGGTGTCTCCAGCAGCCTAATACGCACATTTACTGACTTACAAACTTCACAACCCTCTAAAGGATTTATTAAAACTTTATAACTGCCAGACAGACTTAATTAAAAGAAGGCACAGCTCCGTCTCCGAAAGCCATGGATGGGAAAACAGACAGCATTCAGGATTTTTTTAACCAACTTTGGAGTTTGGCTACAGATAAACACAACCAGGGGGTCTACAACACAGTCTGCCTGGCGGTCCTCCTAACTCTTCCTCTACTGGTCCTCCTCACTACTTTGGTGGtgtgctgccactgctgctgctgtcgccATGCCgacagctgctgttgctgctgctgcggaGACGCCAGGGCAACGCCaaggtcagaaacaaagaagaaaaagaattcGGTCAATACCGAAGACTTGTGGATCTCTGTCAAGACGGGGCCGATGACACCTGACAGGGTCGCCCTGGCCATGGAGTAGGAATCCATTTTTAAGTTTGAGATTGCTGATCCTGAGCCAGTTGGTGCAGTGGAGCTGATGGAGCGTTGATTTGATTGAAATATGTAAACAGTGTATAGATTCTGGCATTTTGTATTCATATGATGTTGTATGTGGACAATGTTTACAACATTTTGTATAGGCCTTTTAGTGCGTGGTACATAAAGGAAAAATATGCTTGACAGAGACATATACATAGCTGcaagtgtgtgttagtgtgtgtgtgtgcgtgtgtgtgtgtgagtaggtTAGACAGAGGTTGAGTAGGttagacagagtgtgtgtgggagagagagagaggtacagTGTTATTGAGAGCACTTTGTTCTTAGAGCTCCCATGTGAAATTCATTGCGTCTGTAtttgggagagagagacaatttAAGGTCTGCCCAGTGTTCAGATGGCTGTAATACTGCCTACTTTTCACATTCTGAGACCGATGATTGACTCTCACTTTCTAAAGTGAAAGCCACTGGCGTCCAAAAAGTTTAACTCACCGGATgcagaaataaaactataactTACttcatttagattttatataatatgataCAGTGTAggccacagagagagacacttCGCCTAGTTATTCAGGTCAAGTGAGCCTTAAATGCACAATTCATAATCCAAATGTATTGAAAACCAGCTAAAAGCAAAAAACGAATCTGTTGATTCACAGATCTTTAAATGCACCGATTAACACCAGACAACAACCGTATCGAAgtcagtaatgtttttttggCTGTATTTATTGGATTTAAGTGAAAAAAGTATAAATTCTTCACAAAAATTTCTTAAGActtaaaaatgttcttaaatTTAAGAGAGCTCCAGAGGTCTTTTAAGTTGGTTGAGAGTAGATCCTAGATGACTGcagcacagaaacagagatGAGCACACACTTTTTGAGAGcgaatatacaaaatataattggTCATTATGAGCCCACTAGCTGAAGCAATATGTATAATTCAGAGTAGGATAGTTTTAGCCTGCTATTTGCTTTTGATTTGAGCATTTCATAGCATGTTACaccacttttttctcttttcttgcaTTTATCAGGGCTGCAAATTACACAAATTAAGCTGCCACTAGCAGAATTTCTTTCTTGCtccagttttctttttgtctccatTTCAGCAAATTTCCTAGTATTTCATTCCTACATATTATAAAATAAGAATGTTGTTGttaatttcacatgtttattgttactAGAGATATTAAGGATAAAAATTATAATTACATatgtttttgcaaaaaaaaaaacaaagcactgAGTAAAATGCAAAGATTTCTTTAAACAAAGAATGAACAATGTGATTAACCAGTCAAAAAGCTGCTCCTAAAGGTTATTTGTACACTAAGTAGGGTAAAGGGAAAAGTGTCTTTTTGCTCACATTCAGCAAAGAACTTTTTTACTCATAAGTCGTCTTGAGTGTAATTCTTAAAAGTTTAATACGGGCTCAGGTTCGTTTACATCAATAATGTTTGTAAATACATCAGAATTTCAATAACATTCATGTACACAAAGCAATTTTGTTATTCAacttaacatattttttaaataattatgaaGAAGAGAAACCCTGAAATAATCAGATGGTTTGGGCTTCAAGTAGATTGTGCCTgatggctctttttttttttaactgtacgACATCTCAAAGCCCAATTAAGCAGAAGCGTCTCAGCAGTATCATCATCTTTATGCATTAGCTTACGCTGGCACTAAGTTGATCTTCTTGCTCAAGTGCTGCTGGGAAAACAGGCCCCACTCATTTCATTACTGCTCAGACAGATACATTCCCATGTGGAAACTGGGGTTTGTCTCTTCTGCTTCAtgttcagagagagaaactgtacTTGTTGGGCTTAATTTGAAAGCTTGCCCTGCAAAATAAAAGCCTCAGTAGCAATGAGCTTCAATGTATAATCACTTACAAGTGCTATCACCCAGACTGAGAGGTTTGCCAAGAAATAACGTTATCAACGCGTTCAGAGGTTGGCTGAACACATCattgtggtttgtgtttgtcagagaGAGATTGTCAGTTCCTGTTCATTATTACCGACTGTGACAGGCTTTCTTAACAGCATAAACATAATGATAAAGATGGGGAGTagataaaagaaaattaagatTAAAGGAGTAGTAGGAAATATactaatttgctttcttaccaagagttagatgagaagcttgATACCGCTCTCATGGTAAATATGTacctggagccagcagctggttagcttagctcagcacaaagactggaaacagggggaaacagctagcctggctctatccaaagcaaaataatgattaataattaatttgttatatcttgtttgtttaatccgtacaaaaaccaaagtgtaaaaatggatTTAGAGGTATCCTTAGGCGgatttgttaccttcagacagagctgaTCTTATAGAATAGTAGACTCTCTTTTGCTTTAAGTATTCTAGTCATTTCATCAGAATAATTACAAGGACAAATGCAGGCGGGCATGAAAagtatgtgtttctgtttctactGTTCTTCTGTTTCAGACTGAATGCTAATCATTTTTTGATCCCTCCCGGCTGCATTCAGTTACCAGCTGACCATGAGTTACTGATCCTCATTATCAGTTTTCTGATCCATCATACAGTATTGTGAGTGTTTTTACACCCTGtgctataaatatatattatgctGAAGTGCTGGTTGCATTAATGTgatcactttgttttctgttaacATGTTCACACCTTTCACGCTTTTCTTCTCAACACCTGTTAGGCAGTATTTGTGATGTTGTTGACCATCAGTGTGTTTTGATTTCTCTCACTTTGAAcagatcatattttattttctaggGAGTTTTGTAAATCAGCTGCAGGAGTCAGAAGGTAgggaatataaaatatatatattttgcttttttccctttgtCAGTTTGCAGTGATCAGAGGGAACAGAGGTGGGAGGATTTGTCATCTATCTGAACAGCAAATCTGCCGTCCTGGATAGTTTTCTATATGATAAGCATCACCTTTTTGATCCCATCCAATTATGCATGACGTTGTATATTTaagacatgtttttgttgttccaCAGTTGAAAAAATGCTGAggtgattctttttttttttttaattatgtgcCTGGCTGGGCTTTGTTGGTAGCTCTGCATGCATAATTTATCCTGACATATAGAGATACTATGATAAAGGAGAGCACAATGTGGAAGCTGACAGGGAgatgaataaagtattttttttagctttgtggAATCTCATCTTTCTATTTCTCATATAAACTGAAGCTAACGGAGCCTTTGAGTTTTGACATCAAGTCATTATCTTTATGTGTGAACATATCATATATTGCACAGGCCTCTTCATTCAATGTGGCTTCTAAGACAATATGCTCACATTAATCATTATTTATACAgccaatgtatttattttgtgtatgtgcaccCCAATGGGAACAAAGCTCCCTGTCATTTTTGCAGACTGATAAAACACTGTGTTTATTGAGACCACGGGAACTGCTACCATGAAATGTgcgaaaaaacaaacaacattcacaTACAGCATGACATCTGCTATGCATGGTTCCAAACTGCAACATTTCCTTTTACACTCACTTTCACTTCTACTGCAATGAATTATGGAAAATAAGGAGATAAAAGGGGCTGTAGAAAGGTTTCTTATGGTCTAAACTGTGTAAATGAAAGCAAAACTGAAAGCTGCTGAGGCAATGCAGTTAAGAAGCACTTCTGCCTCTAGTGATCTTCGTGAACATGTAATTTTAATCATTGGTTTGATGGCCATAGCAGAGCAATCTTTGATGCAAGTAATCAGTTTGGCTTGAGGAGCAATTCATCTTTGACAATATTAAGACTGAGACATGCACTTTGGGAAATTTGTACCATCTCACGGATCCATGATTCTTAACCTGCGTGAGATGTTCGGTGTTGTCAAAGTATTAGCATAACTTAAATCTCAGCATGTAAACAACACGCTTGTTTATTTCATTCTTCAAGGCCTGAGGTGTCTTTGAGAATGATC from Siniperca chuatsi isolate FFG_IHB_CAS linkage group LG13, ASM2008510v1, whole genome shotgun sequence includes:
- the LOC122886631 gene encoding uncharacterized protein KIAA0040 homolog encodes the protein MDGKTDSIQDFFNQLWSLATDKHNQGVYNTVCLAVLLTLPLLVLLTTLVVCCHCCCCRHADSCCCCCCGDARATPRSETKKKKNSVNTEDLWISVKTGPMTPDRVALAME